The following coding sequences lie in one Cupriavidus sp. WKF15 genomic window:
- the pilV gene encoding type IV pilus modification protein PilV, whose protein sequence is MRKSEGGFGLIEALVTLIVLLLGLLGLVTLMLASQRAESESYQRAQALILLQDMVERINANRSAAGCYAITIDTANGVPYLGTGAGTLPTCSLGTIQAYTLANNDLAAWNNLLAGAAEASGASNVGAMIGARGCISLGAAPSTYVVSVAWQGKNKTAAPVAGLPCGKGLYGAETQRRVVSATLQIANLN, encoded by the coding sequence ATGCGGAAATCCGAAGGCGGATTCGGCCTGATCGAGGCGCTGGTCACGCTGATCGTCCTCCTGCTTGGGCTGCTCGGACTGGTGACACTGATGCTGGCCAGCCAGCGGGCCGAGTCCGAGTCTTACCAGCGTGCCCAGGCACTTATCCTGTTGCAGGACATGGTTGAGCGCATCAATGCCAACCGCTCGGCAGCCGGCTGCTATGCGATCACCATCGACACCGCAAACGGCGTGCCTTATCTGGGCACCGGCGCAGGCACGCTGCCCACGTGTTCGCTGGGTACGATCCAGGCCTACACCCTCGCCAACAATGACCTCGCCGCCTGGAACAACCTGCTTGCGGGCGCGGCCGAGGCCAGCGGCGCCAGCAATGTCGGCGCCATGATCGGCGCGCGCGGGTGCATCAGCCTCGGCGCAGCGCCAAGTACCTACGTGGTCAGCGTCGCCTGGCAAGGTAAGAACAAGACCGCCGCGCCGGTCGCGGGTCTGCCATGCGGCAAGGGGCTGTATGGAGCTGAAACGCAGCGGCGGGTGGTGAGCGCCACGCTGCAGATTGCCA